From the genome of Carassius gibelio isolate Cgi1373 ecotype wild population from Czech Republic chromosome A18, carGib1.2-hapl.c, whole genome shotgun sequence:
ttctgtttatttataaatcaccATCAACGCGTCGTGTTAATATTTGACACTGTATTGATCGGTGCTTCTGTTTGTTTCATATAATGGCATTAGTGCTGAGGTTTGCCTTTGATTCACATTTAAAGCAAAAGGGGCTCTAAAACTGTTCTCCACATATAAAAACACAGGCGCCCAATTAACGATTTAAGGGAAAGTTCAGGGGCAAAAgtctttaaataattaaatattctttGTGAGTGAGTGTTCATACCCCATTAAGAAATGTTAAAcggaagatatttttttataatcaatatTTGCTTCATTGGCACTGCATTTTCAGTCTCTTTCGTTACCTTCTTTTTCAGACTGCCATGAATATactttgtattaaataatttaacttttATGCGTTTGATCGATACACTATAACTGTATATGCGTCAAACATAATATAATGTTTCACACTTAATTCTAGATAAAACAATTATGCGAACATATAATTTGATATTTGTAAATTTAGATTAGGCTTACTGtagtttatatttttacatgcatCTTTTTGTGACATTGTTTTACGCGTTACTTTACTAATGTTTTACTAATCTGTCCACCACTGCTGTATACAATTAAAAGATAACACAAACTCTGGTTTCATTGGCATGGAGAGACGCCTAGGCCTCAACAGAATAAccctccatcacacacacacacacacacacacccctgcgCACGTCACGGAGACACGAGTGCGAATGAAAAATATCGACCACTATGAGAATGTGCGCAGATGTGGCTGGCTGCTAAATTTCGTGCTTGAATACGATCTTTTTCTTCAAATTAATGGTCGATGGTGATAATGCAAAGTCTGTGACCTGCACTGTATGGCTTGccattatgtaaaaataaatgatatcgTAAGCGAATGAGTTTGTTACAACTGTAAACTCCTGAATTCATAATGAGcggtaaaatatgtatttgtatgtaatatgtaaaatatgagTTTATTTCTAGATATATTTCAGCTGACAATGTTGTTTCACTTCTGGAGATTCTTACCATAACCCTAGCCTATTATTGTtggtagcctattattattatcattattatcgtATTGTTATTATTCACCTCGTGTTACGTTAACCACTTGTCAAATCCTCACAAGTGATCCAAGTTGACTTCTAATTTGTCATAATTTAACTTGTTCTCTTTTCTTCTTAACTCGTTAATCTGGATGCCATTGTTCTTGACCCTGACagatgtatgtgtgttttgtcaCTAAGCAGGTCCCTAAGAAACAAGGAAAAGTCTGAAAAAGTTAATCTCTCTCCCTCCCCCGCAGCTGTTAGCTTCAGGAGTCTTGAAGCGTCACCTTTGACATGTCCCCTACGCACGAGCGGGGGCCCAGGGCTGGGGCCCCCAGGACTGACCACTGCAAGCTGTCACCCCACCCGGGCATGGACGCTTTCGCCGGACTCCTAGCTGTCAAGTTATCCCGTTCTCTCGCTTGACTGGACATGAAACTGACTTTTTGGAGTCGATTTTTAACTATAAACAATGTGAAGTCGTGCAAAGTGATATCTCTTGAATGTATGTGTGGGGGGAGTGGTAGGGGGATCTTGTAACTACCTTGGTAATTGTTGTCCTGCCTGCAAAAATTGTATTggttcattttgttattttaaaaacttttaaagacGATTATGTTATTAGATTTTTATCTGGCTCTTTTACACAGTctgtgtttatatacatatatatataatttatttttaccgTTTTGTAAAGTTGGATTGacacgttgtgtgtgtgtgtgtgtgtgtgtgtgtgtgtgtgtgtgtgtgtgtgtgtgtgtgtgtgtgtatgtgtgtacttgtttttctattctggtggggacttaaacctgaatacacacagactcatggggactcgtgtcacggtggggacctaaattgaggtccccacgggtaaacaagctaataaattacacagaatgaagtttcttgaaaatctaaaaatgcagaaagtttcctgtgagggttaggtttaggtgtagggttggtgaagggcgatagaaaatacggtctgtacagtataaaaaccattacacctatggagagtccccacaaggatagctgaccagacatatgtgtgtgtgtgtgtgtgtgtgtgtgatatgtatTCAATAAAATCCATAACTGTATAAACAAACGtatgattgtaacattgatttgaTACATAAAAGTATGTTGCCTATTCATCTGTGTGCAGAATAAAGTTCACTCAAACGTAATGTGCTGTGTCATTATACTGCCAGGCCGCAGAAGCGGGACACACTCCTGATGGCTTGGTTCGTTACTCTTAATAGCACTACAATAGAAACATCTGTCCAGTCTTTCTCTGCCTATTACCAATCCGTCTGTCCTtgataacaaaaaaacaacaacaacaacctctaCCACTACTTTGTACACAATAACATATATTCAGCAATCAGTATACTtcagtcatttatttaaattacaaaatattcatttattctaTGTGCTAGACCTTTCTTATTTCAACGAAATGTCATGTAAGTAAACATTTATCTGAAGTTTGGAGCAGGAACTAATGTATATGCATTATTAATGCAAGCAGAGGCCCCCAGGTGAACCCGgaagtttgtttttttacacccATCCAGGAGGTTCTGCCAAACTAATTGCATTTATTCATGAATTATTCACGCCAATAATGAGATTAAATATGGTCAGCTGCTTGTCCTAATAAAGTATAATCAGCATTACACTTTATTCCTttagattcatttatttatttgttattattattttatcgaTATAACAGTTGTGTGGGGTTGGTTATGTTATAAATCCAGGAGGAGGCATTCCTATCTAATAGCAATGGGGTCCAACTTCCTTAATAAGTGACGTCAAAGGAGCCGCGATCAGCGCGCATGCGCGGCAAAGCAGAGCGGCAGCCGCAGCACGGAGCGGTGTGCGAAACAACAGCAGACATGGCAAGAGATGGCGAGGGACACGAGCACACCGACACCATGCACTACTGAAGGGACGGGGGCCATAATATTtccaaaaaattacaaaactttataaaaccgaaaaaggagagaaaaaacaaTCAGAAAACAACGCAAGGAAAATTACTCAAGATAATAACAGAACTTTTCCAATGAGAGCACTTCTGTGTACACTGCTCCGCTATATCAGATAGATGATTTGTCCACACGCTTGCACGTATAATGAACGCCCAGCTGTCGATGGAGAACATTGGCGATCTGCACGGAGTGAGCCATGAAAGCGCGGCGGATCTCATGACCGGAGACAGCGCTCATCACAGGAGCCATCGGAGCAGTCTGGCAGCCCATGCGCGCTCCATGGGCATGGCATCAATCCTGGACAGCGGCGACTATCATCACCACCGGCCCCCGGAGCACCCCGGGCTCGCCACGCACCTGCACCCGGCTATGAGCATGGCGTGCGAGGCTCCCCACGGGATGAGCATGAGCAGCACTTACACCACCCTCACCCCGCTGCAGTCCTTACCGCCCATCTCCACCGTCTCCGACAAATTCCCGCACCaccatcatcaccaccaccaccatcatcacccGCACCAAAGGATCCCGGGGAACGTCAGCGGGAGCTTCACCTTGATGAGGGACGATAGGGGTCTGGCCCCAATGAACAACCTCTACTCTCCCTACCACAAGGATGTGGCCAGCATGGGACAGAGCCTTTCACCGCTGTCTGGATCCGGACTGAGCGGAATTCACAACTCCCAGCAGGGGCTGCCGCCCTACGCGCACCCCGGGGCCACAATGCCCGCCGAGAAGATGCTCACACCCAACGGATTCGAGGCACACCACCCCGCGATGTTGGCTCGACACGGGGAGCAGCACATGAGCGCGTCTTCGGCGAGCATGGTGTCGATCAACGGCATCCACCATCACCCGCACACCCATCTCAACGTCCAGGGCCACGGGCAGGTGCTGGGCTCCACTCGGGAGCTGAACCACTCATCCGCGCCCGGATCGCAGCTCAACAACGGCAGCAGTTCGGGACAGATGGAAGAGGTAAATACCAAAGAAGTGGCACAGAGGATCACCACGGAACTGAAAAGATACAGCATCCCACAGGCCATCTTCGCTCAGAGGGTACTGTGCCGCTCGCAAGGGACGCTCTCGGACCTGCTCCGGAACCCTAAGCCCTGGAGCAAACTTAAGTCTGGCCGGGAAACCTTCCGCAGGATGTGGAAATGGTTGCAGGAGCCTGAGTTCCAGAGAATGTCCGCGCTCAGGCTCGCAGGTGAGAGAACAATAGGTAATACACTTCTTCTCTTATCCTCAGTAAATCACTCTCATTTCATTTTCTTCAAACCTAATTCACGAGTGGCCAGCATTCTTTGGTTTTGCGACGCTTTTTGGAGGTTTCCTGCTTAACTTACTTTTTTGATTGTCTGATGTTATTCCGTGCTTGGTGTGCTACTTTAATTTATACTGATACCTTCTATCTTGAGGTTGTTTTCTAGATGTATAATATGGACCGCATAGATAAGGTGATCcagtgcaatgcatttttttgttttgccaGTTTGTTTTGGGCTATTTGATGATGATTTTTCATACAGGCTGAGGGGCAGACAGAAATAGTTTGATCAGAAAGGTCTCGAAGCGTCGGTGGACACAATCCCATTGTATCTGTGAAAATTGATGCAGTGTGTCAGTGTTCACTTGTCTTTGCAATACGTTGTGACCTGatctacttttttcttttttgttttagaaCATTAGTGCATGTTTTGGTAAAACCCAGTCACATGTCTCGTGTATATCTTTTGTTTTTGAACTAGTGTGCGTAAATATGTTATCGTGTTCGATGTGTGCCACTACTGCAATGGGCTCTGAATACATGTCGCAGTGGGTATCTGTAAGAAAGGGACATGTTTTATTTCTTCAGTCTTCTCTTTGTTGGATCTCTTCATCTATTTTCCAGCTCCAGTGACGTGTTCTCTGTGTAGGTCTTCTTAATTAACTGTTTGGGGCTCCATTAATTTGCCTCACGAGAATTAGAATCAATTGGCGCGCGGCTTTGGGGGCCACTGATCCGTTCAAAGTCAGcagtgaaaaagagagagagagagagagcatctcaAATGCGAGTGTCACTCTTTTTTTTGGAATACTTCATCATAAATGCCATTACAAATATCGTAGTAATTAATTTATGCACATAATGGGGAAAATACTTTGAAACAAATGTTCTTTCCTGAAAATATTTTTCACGGCAAAAATCATTTGAGTCGAttgctttctctttctgtcattaTCCTGTATGTAGCTACTCATTAGTTTACTATTTGTTTTACTCTCTTACGCGATTTCTTTTCTCTGTATGGAAGTttcgtttttattattaatatcaatgtcAGGGTATTATGCAGTCATATGATATATGTATACTGATGCTGAGCTGGTGTTAGTTTGGTTTCATTTGATTCAGATTCTGcctttgtttttgtattattcacAGTAGAAGTcaaaatatgaatttacatcATACATTCGTTTTTATTTTGGTTGAAGTAAGCTAACAatattgtattcatttataaataaaataattatgaaactaCAGGGATTCTGAATACATTACAGTTAGgtttagtttattttgttttagtgcgattattttcttatttcgttaaatatttaaattagtgAAGGTTCCAGACACAGTTATGTATATTATTGATTGAGTACACATGGTTGAAGGAATGTGATCGGCCTACTGAGAGGTAAATATAGAATTGTTATATTGATTATTCAAATTCAGTTCCCTTCTCCTTTTTTCCTTAGTAATGTAAGACAGCAGTCTTTCACGTCACAGCTCTTTTACACCTTTTACTCACGTGTAATTTTTATGCCGTGAATTTGTCATCCACGCTTCTATATTCAATTGTATTTTGCCTCAACtctttatagttatattttagCATATGTTTGCTTTAGATGAGGACTTCTGTTTTTAAAAACTGATCCTAGTGTAGTTTTATCACAAAAAGAAAActaagaaacagaaacagaaaactgATATGCAATATTCTTTATCATACctaaaaaataagtattttcgTAATTTTGTAATAaggtaataaatgaaaataaaaatggcattctTTAAGCTTTTTGTCGATAATCATTAATCATTTTGCGATCGACATTATTTTTGGAATAACTTTACCTAAACTGAATTGCTGTAGtaattactgtcttaaataaaTCGTTTTATTCTTATAAAAATAGTTGACCAAAGAGTCTATAATATATTACAGATTATCTGATTTCACATCTAATCTGTCATCTAAAAGCCAAGAGGATTTTATTCAGGTATAGTCAAACTATATCTGAACCCAAATCTGTATGCAGCTACgctaaacatcaaaataaatttaaaacaataactataataataataaattatcattCAATCATAAAATGCGTGTAAGACCTGTAGTTGATTTACATCTAAATAGGAATATAACGAAACGAAATTTATTTTCATATCTATACATATACCATAAATAGCCTACTATAGCATACGTAATCCGAACTtcttatgttttattataaatgcatagGCTATTCTACATGCTATAATTGTATGTTAGCCTAAATAATGTTTGCTATCGTCTTTTTTTGGCATGAGCGTGTAAGGTTCTGTTTTGTTGCTGGAGCCACTGTGAAATGAGTGACCGTGGGCGCCCCCTCGCCCTCGTGTGCGCGCTTATCTGGCGCCTGTCTAATGATTTGCAGACAAACAGAACCACTATGTGATGATCAAATGTGCTAAGGATAAAGAGGTTTGCAGTTATTTCCCTGGGAATCTGCGTGGGTCTCGTCAAAGTGGCCTTGTGCATGGACATGGTTTTGATTTATGACACATGATAGCAAGCTCATTtgctttttgttaatatttaccCAAAGTTTCAAACCCCGTGCATAGTTTTGTTCTACTTTTATAAGTTTATTCACTTTATACCTCTTTGTATCATATAAAAGACACTATAAGCTACTACGAACTGTTAggatatttataatgtaattaaatatgtacatttttatttaaataatataaatatttaaatatatttttaaatactcttgaaacattttaatattaagtattCAAATAAGTTTTTCTTGTCTAAGCTACTGCATGTAAAAAGTCAGTGTGAATGAACGATATAGAACTGAGT
Proteins encoded in this window:
- the LOC127933974 gene encoding hepatocyte nuclear factor 6-like isoform X2 codes for the protein MNAQLSMENIGDLHGVSHESAADLMTGDSAHHRSHRSSLAAHARSMGMASILDSGDYHHHRPPEHPGLATHLHPAMSMACEAPHGMSMSSTYTTLTPLQSLPPISTVSDKFPHHHHHHHHHHHPHQRIPGNVSGSFTLMRDDRGLAPMNNLYSPYHKDVASMGQSLSPLSGSGLSGIHNSQQGLPPYAHPGATMPAEKMLTPNGFEAHHPAMLARHGEQHMSASSASMVSINGIHHHPHTHLNVQGHGQVLGSTRELNHSSAPGSQLNNGSSSGQMEEVNTKEVAQRITTELKRYSIPQAIFAQRVLCRSQGTLSDLLRNPKPWSKLKSGRETFRRMWKWLQEPEFQRMSALRLAACKRKEQEHGKSERGSISKKPRLVFTDVQRRTLHAIFKENKRPSKELQITISQQLGLELTTVSNFFMNARRRSLDKWLDDCSSNSANSSSSSTCTKA
- the LOC127933974 gene encoding hepatocyte nuclear factor 6-like isoform X1, which translates into the protein MNAQLSMENIGDLHGVSHESAADLMTGDSAHHRSHRSSLAAHARSMGMASILDSGDYHHHRPPEHPGLATHLHPAMSMACEAPHGMSMSSTYTTLTPLQSLPPISTVSDKFPHHHHHHHHHHHPHQRIPGNVSGSFTLMRDDRGLAPMNNLYSPYHKDVASMGQSLSPLSGSGLSGIHNSQQGLPPYAHPGATMPAEKMLTPNGFEAHHPAMLARHGEQHMSASSASMVSINGIHHHPHTHLNVQGHGQVLGSTRELNHSSAPGSQLNNGSSSGQMEEVNTKEVAQRITTELKRYSIPQAIFAQRVLCRSQGTLSDLLRNPKPWSKLKSGRETFRRMWKWLQEPEFQRMSALRLAGERTIACKRKEQEHGKSERGSISKKPRLVFTDVQRRTLHAIFKENKRPSKELQITISQQLGLELTTVSNFFMNARRRSLDKWLDDCSSNSANSSSSSTCTKA